In the Bacillus amyloliquefaciens DSM 7 = ATCC 23350 genome, AATGGTGTGTATATCAGAATGGCAGTCTTAAAAAGAGCACTGCAAACCAATGCGAAAAGGGGAGAAGCGGCTTATGTCTTATCTCATTAAAAACGGCTGGATGTTAAATGAACAGGGAGAAAAAGTGGCGCAGGATATCCGGGTAACAGGAGAAATCATTGCGGAAACCGGCATACTGACGGCAAAAGACGGGGAAACCGTGATCGACGCTTCCGGTCTGTTCGTCTCACCGGGGCTCGTAGACCTTCATGTACACTTCAGAGAACCGGGCGGTGAGAAAAAAGAAACGATTGAAACGGGCTCTAAAGCTGCGGCGCGGGGCGGTTTTACCACTGTCGCCGCCATGCCGAATACAAGGCCCGTGCCGGATACGAAGGAGCAGATGGAATGGCTGCAAAACCGGATCAAAGAAACCTCATCTGTCCGGGTTCTTCCTTACGCTTCGATCACGATCAGACAAACCGGCGAACAAATGACAGATTTTGAGGTGCTTCATGAAGCCGGCGCATTTGCTTTCACCGATGACGGCGTCGGCGTTCAGACTGCCGGAATGATGTATGAAGCAATGAAACGGGCGGCTTCAATGAATAAAGCGATTGTCGCTCATTGTGAGGATAACTCACTGATTTACGGCGGAAGCGTACATGAAGGTGCTTTTTCAAAAGCGAACGGCCTGAATGGCATACCTTCCATTTGTGAAGCGGTACATATCGCTCGTGACGTGCTGCTGGCGGAAGCGGCGGGCTGCCATTACCATGTGTGTCATATCAGCACGAAAGAATCCGTCAGAGCCGTAAGAGACGCAAAAAAAGCGGGAATTCGCGTGACAGCCGAAGTGTCGCCGCACCATCTGCTGCTTTGTGACGAAGATATCCCAGGGCTTGATACCAATTTTAAAATGAATCCGCCGCTTCGCAGCAAAGAGGACAGAGCGGCACTGATTGAAGGGCTATTGGAAGGCACGATTGATTTCATCGCCACTGACCATGCGCCGCATACCGAAGAAGAGAAAAACACGGACATGAAGCTTGCGCCTTTCGGTATCGTCGGTTTAGAAACAGCCTTCCCGCTTCTGTACACACACTTTGTGAAAAGCGGATCGTGGACGCTGAAGCAGCTGGTTGACTTCATGACGAAAAAACCTTGCGAGGCGTTCGGTCTTCCGTACGGAACGCTTGCACCGGGCGCGCCGGCTGACATTACCCTGATCGACCTGGAAAAAGAAGCGGCAATTGACAAAGATACATTTTTATCTAAAGGAAAAAATACGCCATTCAACAAGATGAAGTGCTTCGGCTGGCCTGTCGCAACGATGGCTGGCGGGAAGCTTGCATACGAAGAAGGGAGACTCGTCAAATGAAAAGAAGACTAGTGCTGGAAAATGGAGCGGTATTTGAGGGGGAAGCATTCGGGAGCCTTGAGCATACCGCCGGTGAAGTCGTATTCAATACGGGAATGACCGGTTATCAGGAAATTTTATCAGACCCTTCCTACTGCGGGCAGATCGTGACGCTGACGTATCCTCTGATCGGCA is a window encoding:
- a CDS encoding dihydroorotase gives rise to the protein MSYLIKNGWMLNEQGEKVAQDIRVTGEIIAETGILTAKDGETVIDASGLFVSPGLVDLHVHFREPGGEKKETIETGSKAAARGGFTTVAAMPNTRPVPDTKEQMEWLQNRIKETSSVRVLPYASITIRQTGEQMTDFEVLHEAGAFAFTDDGVGVQTAGMMYEAMKRAASMNKAIVAHCEDNSLIYGGSVHEGAFSKANGLNGIPSICEAVHIARDVLLAEAAGCHYHVCHISTKESVRAVRDAKKAGIRVTAEVSPHHLLLCDEDIPGLDTNFKMNPPLRSKEDRAALIEGLLEGTIDFIATDHAPHTEEEKNTDMKLAPFGIVGLETAFPLLYTHFVKSGSWTLKQLVDFMTKKPCEAFGLPYGTLAPGAPADITLIDLEKEAAIDKDTFLSKGKNTPFNKMKCFGWPVATMAGGKLAYEEGRLVK